The Niallia alba genome includes a window with the following:
- a CDS encoding helix-turn-helix domain-containing protein, which yields MIGKQIKKYRLAKNITLSELAEQAGVAKSYISSLERGIQLNPSIHFLAKISNVLEIPVETLLQPEESLTNEMELEWKVLLRDAINSGMTKEQFREFLEFRKWKKDH from the coding sequence ATGATTGGTAAACAGATAAAGAAGTATCGGCTAGCCAAAAATATAACATTGTCTGAATTAGCAGAACAAGCAGGTGTAGCCAAATCATATATCAGTTCCCTTGAAAGGGGTATTCAATTAAATCCCTCAATTCACTTTCTGGCGAAAATATCAAATGTATTGGAGATACCGGTTGAAACATTATTACAACCAGAAGAGTCTCTCACCAATGAAATGGAATTAGAATGGAAGGTACTACTCAGAGATGCAATAAATTCTGGGATGACTAAAGAGCAATTCAGAGAATTTTTGGAGTTTAGAAAGTGGAAAAAAGACCATTAA
- a CDS encoding CBO0543 family protein, translated as MDFNQKEHIEKTQLEQSDAWYEYWQQYSDWSTWEFWVNLGFLVVPLILLYILIDKKKALLLGFFGYNVHVWFTYIDAFGGSKALWFYPYKVLPILPVNFALDVSLIPVVYMLVYQWTLNHGKNYYLYITGLCVILSFIFKPLMTTFGFFKLNEGANYFHLFLGYLLIAIISKLITNIFIFMERRSKLKSTA; from the coding sequence ATGGACTTTAATCAAAAGGAACATATAGAAAAAACACAACTTGAACAATCAGATGCATGGTATGAATACTGGCAACAATACTCGGATTGGAGTACATGGGAATTTTGGGTAAACTTAGGGTTTCTTGTAGTCCCGTTAATACTACTTTATATCTTAATTGATAAGAAAAAAGCGCTTTTATTAGGGTTCTTTGGTTATAATGTACATGTATGGTTTACTTATATAGACGCTTTTGGGGGAAGTAAAGCCTTGTGGTTTTATCCATATAAGGTTTTACCTATTCTTCCTGTAAATTTCGCTCTAGACGTTTCTTTGATTCCTGTAGTATATATGTTGGTTTATCAATGGACCTTAAACCACGGGAAAAACTATTATTTATATATCACGGGACTTTGCGTGATTTTATCTTTTATTTTCAAACCACTAATGACTACTTTCGGTTTTTTTAAATTAAATGAAGGCGCTAATTATTTTCATCTTTTCTTGGGATATCTTCTGATTGCGATAATATCCAAATTAATAACTAACATTTTTATTTTTATGGAGAGGAGGTCTAAACTAAAAAGTACTGCTTAA
- a CDS encoding EcoRII N-terminal effector-binding domain-containing protein has product MQQNESEKLTNAIEAAKSIGRFYCKFISANDVDLTGAHQVGLYIAKQAWNIFFEEKGVKGENKDKYIKVHLDGYYPYESRVIYYGRGTRNEYRITRFWTNSPFEKAEQVGNLIIFMPMDQENFKVYILDTEDEIEKFIDSFSLSLIVLSKLL; this is encoded by the coding sequence ATGCAACAAAATGAGTCAGAAAAACTCACGAATGCAATTGAGGCGGCCAAGTCTATTGGTCGCTTTTATTGTAAATTCATATCTGCAAATGATGTAGATCTAACAGGTGCCCATCAAGTAGGGCTTTACATTGCAAAACAAGCATGGAATATCTTCTTTGAAGAAAAAGGTGTAAAAGGAGAAAACAAAGACAAATACATTAAAGTTCACCTTGACGGATATTATCCATATGAAAGCCGTGTAATATATTATGGCAGAGGGACAAGAAACGAATACCGTATTACTCGTTTTTGGACCAATTCACCATTTGAGAAAGCAGAACAAGTGGGTAACTTGATTATCTTCATGCCGATGGATCAAGAGAACTTCAAAGTCTATATTTTAGATACTGAAGATGAGATTGAAAAATTCATAGATTCCTTCTCCCTGTCCCTTATCGTATTGTCAAAACTTTTATAG
- a CDS encoding DUF3231 family protein yields MQFNENNIRLTSAEMSQLWGAYINDSLAVCVLKYFLEKVEDKEIRPILEQTFELSESHLEKLTSIFTVENFPIPQGFTDEDININAPRLYSDTYFLKYVYQMSQLGLNAYSIALPTVTRADILAYFSECLTEFIELHKMTTNLLLSKGLYIRPPYIPTPKEVDFVKSKSFLAGWLGERRPLLALEISNLFNNIQRNALGVATLLGFSQVANSKEVRQYMVHGKEIASKHVEIFGSILREEDLPVPMTWDSEVTDSTVSPFSDKLMMFQTTALNGIGMGYYGASIATSPRHDLATHYARLSFEIGKYSEEGTKIMFENGWFEQPPQAIDRDELAKRKS; encoded by the coding sequence GTGCAATTTAATGAAAATAACATTAGGCTTACCTCTGCAGAAATGTCCCAACTTTGGGGGGCATATATAAACGATAGTTTGGCTGTATGTGTTTTGAAGTACTTTTTAGAAAAGGTAGAAGATAAAGAGATTCGTCCAATCTTGGAGCAAACATTCGAATTATCTGAATCGCATTTAGAAAAACTAACTTCCATCTTTACAGTTGAGAATTTCCCGATTCCTCAAGGTTTTACTGATGAGGATATAAACATAAATGCCCCAAGACTGTATTCTGATACATACTTTTTAAAATATGTGTATCAAATGAGCCAGTTAGGACTAAATGCGTACAGTATTGCTTTACCGACTGTAACACGTGCTGATATTTTGGCTTATTTTTCTGAATGTCTTACCGAATTTATAGAACTTCACAAAATGACAACAAACTTATTACTGTCAAAAGGTCTTTATATTCGTCCACCTTATATACCTACACCAAAAGAAGTTGATTTTGTTAAAAGCAAAAGTTTTCTTGCCGGATGGTTAGGAGAGAGAAGACCTTTACTTGCATTAGAGATTTCAAACTTATTTAACAATATTCAACGAAATGCTCTGGGTGTTGCAACATTATTAGGATTCAGCCAAGTTGCAAATTCAAAAGAAGTTAGACAATATATGGTACATGGGAAAGAAATTGCTTCCAAACATGTTGAAATCTTTGGCTCGATTTTAAGGGAAGAAGATCTACCAGTTCCCATGACATGGGATAGCGAAGTTACAGATTCTACTGTTTCCCCATTTTCAGATAAACTTATGATGTTCCAAACAACTGCTTTAAATGGAATTGGTATGGGATATTATGGAGCAAGCATAGCGACTAGCCCAAGACATGACTTAGCAACGCATTACGCTCGTCTCTCATTCGAAATTGGGAAATATTCAGAAGAAGGAACAAAGATTATGTTTGAAAATGGTTGGTTTGAACAACCCCCACAGGCGATTGATCGGGATGAATTGGCAAAGAGAAAAAGTTAA
- a CDS encoding iron-siderophore ABC transporter substrate-binding protein, protein MFKKQRKPFIHILLFSIVAILLLAGCSSQSTPKSDETKSDDSNTDSQYPITIKHAFGETVIEEKPERVATIAWSNHDVALALGVVPVGFSAANYGVQDESGMLPWTKAKIEELGEKNPNIFQDTDGLDFEAIADSNPDVILAAYSGITQEEYDTLSEIAPVVAYQENPWVATWREQVTYNSMGMGMEEEGKQLIADTEKLIADKASAHPGIKGKKAAFVSVNGADLSKFYIYTPADPRGEFLTELGMEYPESITSQITDPTSFYLEVSAENADILNDVDIFVSYGNDQTLAALQADPIYGKIPAVERGSVVIIEDNTPLAAAGTPSTLSIEYSIDEYLTLLSEAVSKVK, encoded by the coding sequence ATGTTTAAAAAACAAAGAAAGCCATTTATTCATATTTTATTATTCTCAATTGTAGCAATCCTTTTATTAGCGGGTTGTTCAAGTCAGTCAACACCTAAATCAGATGAAACAAAATCAGATGATTCAAATACAGATTCTCAATATCCAATAACTATCAAACATGCGTTTGGTGAGACAGTAATTGAGGAGAAGCCTGAACGTGTTGCTACTATTGCATGGTCCAATCATGATGTTGCACTTGCTCTTGGGGTTGTACCTGTAGGTTTCTCAGCAGCAAACTACGGAGTGCAAGATGAAAGCGGTATGTTACCTTGGACGAAAGCGAAAATAGAAGAATTAGGGGAAAAAAATCCGAATATTTTTCAAGATACAGATGGTTTAGACTTTGAAGCGATTGCTGATTCTAATCCAGATGTTATTCTTGCAGCATATTCAGGTATTACGCAAGAAGAATATGATACATTAAGTGAAATTGCCCCAGTTGTTGCTTATCAAGAAAATCCTTGGGTAGCAACTTGGCGTGAACAAGTAACATACAATTCTATGGGAATGGGTATGGAAGAAGAAGGAAAACAGCTTATTGCGGATACAGAAAAATTAATTGCAGATAAAGCAAGTGCACACCCTGGAATTAAGGGGAAAAAAGCAGCATTTGTAAGTGTCAATGGTGCTGATTTATCTAAGTTTTACATCTACACACCAGCAGATCCACGTGGTGAATTCTTGACAGAATTAGGAATGGAATATCCGGAAAGTATTACAAGTCAAATTACTGATCCAACTAGCTTCTATTTGGAAGTAAGTGCTGAAAATGCAGATATACTAAACGATGTAGATATTTTTGTATCATATGGAAATGATCAAACACTTGCTGCTTTACAGGCTGATCCGATTTATGGAAAGATTCCTGCTGTAGAGAGAGGATCTGTTGTTATTATTGAGGATAATACTCCACTTGCAGCAGCAGGAACTCCAAGTACACTTTCTATTGAATACTCTATCGATGAGTACTTAACTTTACTCTCAGAAGCTGTAAGCAAAGTGAAATAA
- a CDS encoding ATP-dependent nuclease: MKRELTTYLDRVSLSNPSELNSIDFNFSSPEVNEILKKLSIVYGENPVSIERNGLGKNNLLFISLVLSHLASQADDKTKLAFRVIGIEEPEAHLHPHLQTHLAKNLSKVNSIGSKEDKKKDDKEEKKKDTQIIITSHSTNITTSIDLNNLVILYKDKVQIKYHYILDGFSDKKEGQDHIKYLKKYLDATNSSMFYARRLILVEGISEQILVPLFFEMHQKKTLESIGSNIINVNGVAFKHFLEIIKNGYFIKCGVLTDKDAGKKTEKRAEKLKEHYKVNKDVIAIEINDDTFEKEIIKYNDKGKGRELLLRVFKQLHPIKYKEVEKNWTKQIDMKTYFENIENDKSDFAFALHEELLKDSTGFKIPDYIVL; this comes from the coding sequence ATTAAGAGGGAACTAACTACATATTTAGACAGGGTTTCTTTATCTAACCCATCGGAATTAAACAGTATTGACTTTAATTTCTCTTCTCCAGAGGTTAATGAAATATTAAAGAAATTAAGTATTGTGTATGGAGAGAATCCTGTTTCAATTGAAAGAAATGGATTGGGTAAGAATAATTTATTATTTATTTCTCTTGTACTCTCGCATCTAGCGTCTCAGGCGGATGATAAGACAAAATTAGCGTTTAGAGTTATTGGGATAGAAGAGCCTGAGGCACATTTACACCCACATTTACAAACACATCTGGCGAAAAATTTAAGTAAGGTTAATAGTATTGGGAGCAAAGAGGATAAAAAGAAGGATGATAAAGAGGAAAAGAAGAAGGATACCCAGATTATCATTACATCTCACTCCACTAATATAACTACCTCAATTGATTTAAATAACCTAGTTATTCTTTACAAAGATAAGGTACAGATAAAGTATCATTATATCCTTGATGGTTTTTCAGATAAAAAAGAAGGACAAGACCATATTAAGTATTTGAAAAAATATCTAGATGCAACAAATTCATCTATGTTTTATGCAAGGAGACTTATCCTTGTTGAGGGAATATCTGAGCAAATATTGGTTCCATTATTCTTTGAAATGCACCAAAAGAAAACGTTAGAAAGTATTGGCTCTAACATAATCAATGTTAATGGGGTTGCTTTTAAGCATTTTCTAGAAATAATAAAAAACGGATACTTTATTAAGTGTGGTGTACTAACCGATAAAGATGCGGGAAAGAAAACGGAAAAACGGGCTGAAAAACTAAAAGAGCACTATAAGGTTAATAAGGATGTAATTGCCATTGAAATCAACGATGACACATTTGAAAAAGAGATAATAAAGTATAATGATAAGGGCAAGGGAAGGGAGTTGTTGTTAAGGGTTTTTAAACAACTTCACCCTATAAAATATAAAGAAGTAGAGAAGAATTGGACAAAACAGATTGACATGAAGACTTACTTCGAAAACATAGAAAATGATAAATCTGATTTTGCATTTGCTTTACATGAAGAACTATTAAAAGATAGTACAGGCTTTAAAATTCCTGATTATATAGTTTTGTAA
- a CDS encoding PAS domain S-box protein — protein sequence MQENELKHGSIFTHAFNFSMIGTAVVDPIGRILKVNPSLSHILGFTENELISLTLRDITFSEDFVKLDDYISQLLLGKISSHQIETRLLHKHNYGIWTLLRISLVQSNEGNPLYLIIQVQNITERKKVEERYFNFIERSSEAMIIISNRKIQYINETGLKFLNISEKEEIIGKSVIDFIHPDKRNISVNYINRVEAGETIYRIEEIFGRVDGKFINVEFTAFPVYNGEKNDMHVIMKDISEKKKTEQFLLNSEKLNVAGQLAAGIAHEVRNPLTAIKGFLQIMDRESIGSKMYFDVLLSEVNRIELVLTELLLLSKPQNTKHKFINLESIIEQVISLMSTQAILHNIEIKKEINTDTCMISCDENQLKQVFINFIKNSIEAMPNGGPIYIKVFKRDNDSILIHIIDRGSGIPAEILKRIWEPFFTTKEKGTGLGMMICNNIIENHNGKLQISSSPNGTTIGIILPLNK from the coding sequence ATGCAAGAAAATGAACTTAAACATGGATCAATTTTCACACATGCTTTTAATTTTTCAATGATAGGCACTGCGGTAGTTGATCCAATCGGACGAATCTTAAAGGTAAACCCGTCTTTAAGTCACATATTAGGATTTACCGAAAATGAATTAATCTCCTTAACTTTACGGGACATTACGTTTTCGGAGGATTTTGTAAAACTTGATGATTATATATCTCAACTCTTATTGGGAAAGATATCTTCTCATCAAATAGAAACAAGGCTTTTACATAAGCATAATTATGGGATTTGGACTTTATTAAGGATCTCATTAGTTCAAAGTAATGAAGGAAATCCCTTGTACTTGATCATTCAAGTGCAGAATATAACAGAACGAAAGAAAGTAGAGGAAAGATACTTTAACTTTATTGAACGGTCATCAGAGGCCATGATTATTATAAGCAACAGGAAGATACAATACATAAACGAAACAGGGTTAAAATTTTTGAATATTTCAGAGAAGGAAGAAATAATAGGTAAATCAGTTATTGATTTTATTCATCCAGATAAACGTAACATTTCCGTGAACTATATTAATAGAGTAGAAGCGGGAGAGACCATTTATCGTATAGAAGAAATTTTCGGTAGAGTTGACGGCAAATTTATTAATGTAGAGTTTACAGCATTCCCGGTTTATAACGGTGAGAAAAATGATATGCATGTCATCATGAAGGATATTAGTGAAAAAAAGAAAACAGAACAGTTCCTTTTAAATTCTGAAAAGTTAAATGTAGCAGGACAATTGGCTGCAGGAATTGCGCACGAGGTTAGAAATCCTTTAACAGCAATAAAAGGGTTTCTTCAAATAATGGATAGGGAATCGATTGGGAGTAAAATGTACTTCGATGTTCTTTTGTCGGAGGTTAACCGTATAGAATTAGTTTTAACTGAATTACTCCTGCTATCTAAACCACAGAACACTAAACATAAATTTATTAATCTTGAAAGTATCATAGAACAGGTTATCTCTCTGATGAGTACCCAAGCCATCTTACATAATATCGAAATAAAAAAAGAGATTAATACGGATACGTGTATGATCAGTTGTGACGAAAATCAATTAAAGCAGGTCTTCATTAACTTTATCAAAAATTCTATTGAAGCAATGCCTAATGGTGGACCTATTTATATTAAGGTTTTCAAAAGAGACAACGATAGTATATTAATTCACATAATTGACCGAGGGAGTGGTATACCAGCAGAAATTCTGAAAAGGATTTGGGAGCCTTTCTTTACCACTAAGGAAAAGGGAACGGGCTTGGGAATGATGATATGCAATAATATCATTGAAAACCATAATGGAAAGTTACAAATATCAAGTTCTCCTAATGGAACGACTATTGGTATTATCCTTCCTCTTAATAAATAA
- a CDS encoding DUF3231 family protein, with protein MMYHISALIGSGIGQYGIAMSTSPRHDLGVHYTRLMGELAHFSDDGANLMIKNGWMEYPPQAPQRKDLAK; from the coding sequence ATGATGTATCACATTAGCGCACTTATTGGGTCTGGAATCGGTCAATATGGAATTGCTATGTCGACGAGTCCTAGACATGATTTAGGCGTTCATTATACCCGTTTAATGGGTGAACTCGCCCATTTTTCTGACGACGGAGCAAACTTAATGATTAAAAATGGCTGGATGGAATATCCACCACAAGCACCACAAAGAAAAGACTTGGCAAAGTAG
- a CDS encoding CBO0543 family protein, giving the protein MKDSVRFSELEKAQKTLSHLRLDYWREEVLYSFQWWFLLISTFVIGYLWWKFVDRSRLRNIVLHGFLTLSIVIFLDVLGSELHLWDYPKMVLPWGSRIICIDIIISLVFMMLYQRFRVWKTYILISLLMALTFAFILEPLAIFMNIYKPYAWKSVYSFPIYFLLSVFIKWLVDTIHRIETREK; this is encoded by the coding sequence ATGAAGGATTCAGTAAGATTTAGTGAACTTGAAAAGGCGCAAAAAACACTTAGCCATTTGAGGTTGGACTATTGGAGGGAAGAGGTACTTTATTCTTTTCAATGGTGGTTTCTCCTTATAAGTACTTTCGTAATTGGATACTTATGGTGGAAATTTGTTGATCGTTCAAGGTTAAGAAATATAGTTTTGCATGGATTTCTGACTTTATCTATAGTTATTTTCCTAGACGTTTTAGGTTCAGAGTTGCACCTTTGGGATTATCCAAAAATGGTTTTACCTTGGGGTTCAAGAATAATTTGTATAGATATTATAATTTCCTTGGTATTCATGATGTTATATCAACGTTTTAGAGTATGGAAAACGTATATTTTAATTTCTTTACTAATGGCTTTAACTTTTGCTTTTATACTTGAGCCGCTTGCAATTTTTATGAATATTTATAAACCATATGCTTGGAAATCAGTTTATTCTTTTCCAATTTATTTTTTATTATCAGTGTTCATAAAGTGGCTTGTAGACACGATACATAGAATAGAAACAAGGGAAAAATAG
- the dcm gene encoding DNA (cytosine-5-)-methyltransferase, with protein sequence MLYRFIDLFAGIGGIRTAFEPYGHCVFSCEWDVKAQETYEANFGEKPVGDIRSVNEKEIPDHDILLAGFPCQPFSIAGVSKKQSLGRQHGFLDETQGTLFFDIARIIKEKQPQAFLLENVKNLRSHDKGKTFKVIINVLEELGYTVYSEVLNAKGLVPQNRERIYIVGFKKPLKFEFPQVPKEGPSLQTILEEDVDEKYTLSDKLWDYLQAYKEKHAKKGNGFGYGLADLNSYSRTLSARYYKDGSEILIPQGEGKNPRRLTPRECARLQGFPETFKIVVSNTAAYKQFGNSVAVPVVRLIAEKMVQAIEREEILQVVEEGRVEYATK encoded by the coding sequence ATGTTATATAGATTTATTGACTTGTTTGCTGGTATCGGAGGTATTAGAACTGCTTTTGAACCCTATGGACATTGTGTTTTTAGTTGTGAGTGGGACGTGAAGGCTCAGGAAACATATGAAGCAAATTTCGGTGAAAAACCAGTTGGTGATATTAGAAGTGTAAATGAAAAAGAAATTCCTGATCATGATATATTGCTTGCAGGTTTTCCATGTCAACCGTTTAGTATTGCAGGAGTTTCTAAGAAGCAATCATTAGGACGGCAGCATGGTTTTTTAGACGAGACACAAGGGACTCTATTTTTTGATATTGCTCGAATAATAAAAGAAAAACAGCCTCAAGCCTTTCTACTGGAAAATGTAAAGAATTTAAGAAGTCACGATAAGGGTAAAACATTTAAGGTAATAATTAATGTATTAGAAGAACTAGGTTATACAGTTTATTCAGAGGTATTAAATGCGAAAGGACTAGTACCGCAGAACCGTGAACGTATTTATATTGTAGGCTTTAAAAAGCCTTTGAAATTTGAATTTCCTCAGGTTCCTAAAGAAGGTCCTTCTCTACAAACAATTCTAGAGGAAGATGTAGACGAAAAATACACCTTATCGGATAAACTTTGGGATTATCTTCAAGCATATAAAGAAAAACATGCAAAAAAGGGAAATGGATTTGGCTACGGCCTTGCTGATCTAAACTCTTACAGTAGAACTTTAAGTGCAAGATACTATAAGGATGGAAGTGAGATTCTCATTCCTCAAGGAGAGGGAAAAAATCCAAGAAGACTGACCCCACGCGAATGTGCGCGCTTGCAAGGGTTTCCAGAAACGTTTAAGATTGTAGTAAGTAACACTGCTGCTTACAAACAGTTCGGTAATAGCGTTGCAGTACCTGTTGTTCGGCTGATTGCTGAAAAGATGGTACAAGCAATTGAGCGTGAAGAAATACTACAAGTCGTGGAAGAGGGTCGAGTCGAGTATGCAACAAAATGA
- a CDS encoding type II restriction endonuclease encodes MDNNAVYNGGKVKDIDLSKKLEKEIEEVVYVFEDFPETIKLAELARQIHYHVYKKKSFPPDTMILEWVKTEYSVFRAIERNLYKNNLSYDDIDPLIAFASSALNRRKSRAGKSLEHHVDFLFSSYRIPFSHPGRSEGNKKPDFLLPSNAAYADKSFLDSDLIFLGAKTTCKDRWRQILNEANRIDEKHLLTLQQGISPNQLDEMADEKVTLVVPKPYHSLYPAKYQNRLWTVEKFIHYAEEKYSL; translated from the coding sequence ATGGACAATAACGCGGTTTACAATGGGGGAAAAGTTAAGGACATAGATTTATCTAAAAAGTTAGAAAAGGAAATAGAAGAAGTAGTCTATGTGTTTGAGGACTTCCCTGAAACAATTAAACTTGCAGAATTAGCCAGACAAATACATTACCATGTATATAAAAAGAAAAGTTTTCCACCCGATACTATGATTCTTGAGTGGGTAAAGACTGAATACAGTGTATTTAGAGCAATTGAAAGAAATTTGTATAAAAATAATTTATCCTATGATGATATTGATCCACTAATTGCGTTTGCTAGTAGTGCCTTAAATCGAAGAAAGAGTAGAGCAGGAAAGTCTTTGGAACATCATGTTGATTTCTTATTTTCTTCTTATCGTATTCCGTTTAGCCATCCCGGTCGGTCTGAAGGTAATAAAAAGCCTGATTTCTTACTTCCATCAAATGCAGCCTATGCTGATAAGTCATTCCTTGATAGCGACTTAATTTTTCTAGGTGCGAAAACTACTTGTAAGGATAGATGGAGACAGATTCTGAACGAAGCGAACAGAATCGATGAGAAACACTTATTGACACTTCAACAGGGAATATCCCCTAACCAGTTAGATGAAATGGCAGATGAAAAAGTTACGTTAGTTGTACCTAAGCCCTACCACTCATTATATCCAGCAAAATATCAGAATAGATTATGGACCGTTGAAAAATTTATTCACTATGCAGAAGAAAAATATTCATTATAA
- a CDS encoding AAA family ATPase, giving the protein MYISKLSVKNYRNFGEEKFTIPLKPFTAIIGENNIGKSNLIDCIGLVLSQDITMFKKRFLDIDDINSKTKENFKKSIVRVIDEETIDDSEMKFPEVKVELILDELDDDQLAVVGDWFYEKTFTKAKLTYWFKPRAGFKRQEWIERQVANLRELLSEGKVKKEELYNHVEFPIDQYEYVIFGGNNPTNKCDPYFLKMLKLEVLDALRDAKKELVVTTGNINYYIVF; this is encoded by the coding sequence GTGTATATTTCAAAGTTGAGTGTAAAGAACTATAGAAATTTTGGTGAAGAGAAATTTACGATTCCGCTGAAACCATTTACTGCTATTATTGGAGAGAATAATATAGGGAAGTCAAATCTTATTGATTGCATAGGTTTGGTCTTAAGTCAGGATATCACTATGTTCAAGAAAAGGTTTTTAGACATTGATGATATAAATTCAAAAACAAAAGAGAACTTTAAAAAATCCATTGTAAGAGTTATTGACGAAGAAACCATTGATGATTCTGAAATGAAGTTTCCTGAAGTTAAGGTCGAATTAATATTAGATGAATTAGACGATGATCAACTTGCTGTTGTAGGGGATTGGTTTTATGAAAAGACATTTACTAAGGCCAAATTAACTTATTGGTTTAAACCTAGGGCTGGTTTTAAAAGACAAGAATGGATTGAAAGGCAAGTTGCCAATTTGAGGGAACTATTAAGTGAAGGTAAGGTGAAAAAAGAAGAATTATATAATCATGTTGAATTCCCTATCGATCAATATGAATATGTAATTTTTGGTGGAAATAACCCTACTAATAAATGTGACCCATACTTCTTAAAAATGTTAAAATTAGAGGTTTTAGACGCTCTACGTGATGCAAAAAAGGAACTAGTAGTCACAACGGGGAATATAAATTATTATATCGTATTTTAA
- a CDS encoding DUF3231 family protein, whose product MDQNDHNVELTASEISQLWISYQNDSMAICGIEYFLANCEDEQIRSVLGYALEISKAHVKKVTKIFNNENYPVPQGFTEHDVNLDAPRLFSDKLYLEYMTNMANFGLTSYGLAVSLAERTDIIEYYNECLNETQDLHNSAKELAKEKGIYVRAPHIAKPEQIEFVKKQSFLAGWFGDRRSLLGIEIANLVYNAKRNALLQAIITGFSQVAKSKEVRKYFERGREIAGKQLEIFTSILHDDYLSGGGGITTYFRSYRFQDSPFFR is encoded by the coding sequence ATGTAGAATTAACAGCCTCAGAAATTTCCCAACTTTGGATTTCTTACCAAAATGACTCAATGGCAATATGCGGAATAGAATATTTTTTGGCAAATTGTGAAGATGAACAAATTCGTTCGGTATTGGGATATGCTTTAGAAATATCAAAGGCACACGTTAAGAAAGTAACTAAAATCTTTAATAATGAAAACTATCCAGTTCCACAAGGGTTTACTGAACATGACGTGAATCTTGACGCTCCGCGTCTTTTTTCGGATAAACTTTACCTTGAATATATGACGAATATGGCAAACTTTGGATTGACCTCATATGGTTTGGCCGTATCACTTGCAGAAAGAACGGATATAATCGAATATTACAACGAATGTTTAAATGAAACACAAGACCTGCATAACAGTGCAAAGGAGTTAGCGAAAGAAAAAGGTATTTATGTGCGTGCTCCTCATATTGCGAAACCAGAGCAAATTGAGTTTGTAAAGAAGCAAAGTTTCTTGGCAGGTTGGTTCGGGGATCGGAGATCGCTACTAGGTATTGAAATAGCGAATCTAGTTTATAACGCCAAACGTAACGCTTTACTACAGGCTATTATTACAGGATTTAGTCAGGTTGCAAAGTCAAAAGAGGTTCGAAAGTACTTTGAAAGAGGAAGAGAAATTGCAGGAAAGCAACTTGAAATTTTTACCTCAATATTACATGACGATTATCTTTCTGGTGGGGGGGGCATTACTACTTACTTCCGAAGTTACCGATTCCAAGATAGCCCCTTTTTCAGATAA